In one Solanum dulcamara chromosome 1, daSolDulc1.2, whole genome shotgun sequence genomic region, the following are encoded:
- the LOC129899793 gene encoding uncharacterized protein At5g39865-like, which produces MGCVSSTLLNQDNEFTQMGGSSAGFSHHFVSLTSTTYGLLTLDPPSTPPPTTTLPPTPTPPPRHTLGSLFPTPLSEPRILKSDIINSWELMAGLDSTSTTPISDSFRFPSLRKSTPDSSFRFLKSSPDKENSSPNIPSFTDVLDKADIFKPTRLSSASVLDRFEKLCPPNGEDKIVIYTTTLRGVRKTFEACNTVRSAIEGLGVLFSERDISMDRGFREELKELMKGKESTHELIPPRVFFKGRYIGGAEEVMRIVEEGNFGDLLQGLPKVKAGSVCEGCGGIRFMPCFTCNGSCKMVMVVKEDVEQNEGRAVVVRCSECNENGLVLCPICC; this is translated from the coding sequence ATGGGTTGTGTTTCATCCACTCTGCTCAATCAAGACAATGAATTCACCCAAATGGGTGGTTCTTCTGCCGGTTTCAGCCATCATTTTGTCTCTCTCACTTCAACAACTTATGGTCTTTTGACCCTCGATCCACCTTCTACTCCCCCACCAACCACCACTCTCCCTCCTACGCCTACCCCACCACCTCGCCACACTCTTGGTTCACTTTTCCCAACCCCCTTGTCGGAACCCAGAATCCTCAAGTCCGACATCATCAACTCTTGGGAACTTATGGCTGGTCTTGATTCCACCTCCACAACACCCATCAGTGACAGCTTTCGATTTCCCTCTTTACGCAAATCGACCCCTGATTCTAGCTTCAGATTCTTGAAATCATCCCCCGATAAAGAGAATTCAAGCCCAAATATTCCATCTTTTACCGATGTGCTTGATAAAGCCGACATTTTTAAGCCCACGAGATTGTCTTCTGCTTCCGTGCTTGATAGGTTTGAAAAGCTTTGTCCTCCAAATGGTGAGGATAAAATAGTGATCTACACAACGACGTTGAGGGGTGTGAGGAAGACCTTTGAGGCTTGTAATACTGTGAGATCAGCGATTGAAGGGCTTGGGGTTCTGTTTTCTGAGAGGGATATTTCGATGGATAGGGGTTTCAGGGAAGAATTGAAGGAGCTGATGAAGGGTAAAGAGAGCACTCATGAGTTAATACCTCCAAGGGTGTTCTTTAAAGGAAGGTACATTGGAGGGGCTGAGGAGGTGATGAGGATTGTGGAGGAAGGAAATTTTGGAGATTTGCTTCAAGGATTACCTAAGGTGAAAGCTGGTTCTGTTTGTGAGGGTTGTGGGGGAATCAGGTTCATGCCTTGTTTTACATGTAATGGTAGCTGCAAGATGGTGATGGTGGTCAAAGAAGATGTGGAACAGAACGAAGGCAGAGCTGTCGTGGTGCGGTGTAGTGAGTGTAATGAAAATGGATTGGTGCTTTGCCCCATTTGCTGCTGA